A window of the Rhizobium sp. ACO-34A genome harbors these coding sequences:
- a CDS encoding arginase — MPGAKAIGEELERRTGISPTVIGAPEPALNTGWRTELDAALPALRQVQSRFDEVLSAGAISIAATSRCAVSLATLPAVARHHSTACIVWFDAHGDLNPPEASTTGYLGGLALAGPLGLWDSGLGAGLTPDKIVLVGQRDLDPYEVDLIAGHRIPHIRPGGNLAAELGAAIAGRPVYVHLDCDVLQPGIVPTDYRHEGGLDLDDLRACCEVIAEHDFIGIEIAEFQNVWEPGGPPVSPGALLDALEPVLKLAST; from the coding sequence ATGCCAGGTGCGAAAGCGATCGGGGAGGAACTGGAGCGCCGAACCGGCATTTCCCCGACCGTGATCGGCGCCCCGGAACCTGCCTTGAATACCGGATGGCGCACGGAACTGGATGCGGCCTTGCCGGCGCTCAGGCAGGTGCAGTCGCGTTTCGATGAGGTGCTGTCGGCCGGCGCGATATCCATCGCCGCCACCAGCCGGTGCGCCGTCTCGCTGGCGACATTGCCGGCGGTCGCGCGGCACCATTCCACGGCATGCATCGTATGGTTCGATGCTCATGGCGACCTCAATCCGCCGGAGGCGAGCACGACGGGATATCTCGGCGGGCTGGCGCTTGCGGGGCCGCTCGGCCTCTGGGATTCGGGCCTCGGCGCAGGTCTGACACCGGACAAGATCGTTCTCGTCGGCCAGCGCGACCTCGATCCTTACGAGGTGGACCTGATCGCCGGACACCGGATACCGCACATCAGGCCCGGAGGAAATCTTGCCGCCGAACTCGGGGCCGCCATCGCCGGCCGGCCGGTCTATGTGCATCTGGATTGCGATGTTCTCCAACCCGGCATCGTCCCGACCGATTACAGGCACGAGGGAGGCCTGGATCTCGACGATTTGCGCGCATGCTGCGAAGTGATCGCGGAACATGACTTCATCGGCATCGAAATTGCCGAATTCCAGAATGTCTGGGAACCCGGCGGCCCGCCGGTATCGCCCGGCGCCCTGCTCGATGCGCTGGAGCCGGTCCTGAAGCTTGCCTCCACCTGA
- a CDS encoding cation:proton antiporter (subunit G of antiporter complex involved in resistance to high concentrations of Na+, K+, Li+ and/or alkali), with product MIQPASDIPLAVAIGVAFFLLLGASLALIGAIGFLRLQSFYERIHAPTLGTSWGIGGVMVASMLYFSFSLQKPVLHEILIGLFVTVTTPVTFLLLARAALYRDRTEGKNDVPGSTIKAAAAGNDAETQAAEKP from the coding sequence ATGATACAGCCCGCATCGGATATACCGCTTGCCGTCGCCATCGGCGTCGCCTTCTTCCTGCTGCTCGGCGCATCGCTGGCGCTGATTGGCGCCATCGGCTTCCTGCGGCTTCAAAGCTTCTACGAACGCATCCACGCGCCCACCCTCGGCACCAGCTGGGGCATCGGCGGCGTGATGGTCGCATCCATGCTCTATTTCAGCTTCTCCCTGCAGAAGCCGGTGCTGCACGAAATCCTGATCGGCCTGTTCGTCACCGTCACCACCCCGGTCACCTTCCTGCTGCTCGCCCGCGCAGCCCTTTACCGCGACCGCACCGAAGGCAAGAACGACGTGCCCGGCTCGACCATCAAGGCCGCCGCCGCCGGAAACGACGCCGAGACGCAGGCCGCGGAGAAGCCCTGA
- a CDS encoding K+/H+ antiporter subunit F, translating to MSAIIIFTAVAIAQLMLAASMAIVSVRMFRGPRAQDRIIGLDALYINAMLLLVTFGIGTGRVIYFEAALVIGMLGFVATVALAKFLMRGEVIE from the coding sequence ATGAGCGCCATCATTATCTTCACCGCGGTCGCCATCGCCCAGCTGATGCTGGCGGCGTCCATGGCGATCGTCTCGGTGCGCATGTTCCGCGGGCCGCGCGCGCAGGACCGGATCATCGGCCTTGATGCGCTCTATATCAACGCCATGCTGCTGCTCGTGACCTTCGGGATCGGAACGGGACGGGTGATCTATTTCGAGGCCGCACTGGTCATCGGCATGCTCGGCTTCGTCGCCACGGTGGCGCTCGCCAAGTTCCTGATGCGCGGGGAGGTGATCGAATGA
- a CDS encoding Na+/H+ antiporter subunit E: MFPYPVLTLFLVVMWLLLNGFTLGHFILGLIVATFASWGMASLRPDRPKLKKWHLLFKLLFIVLYDIIRSNIGVASVILRGRSEGHTSCFITVPLELEDRTALAFLAVILTSTPGSAWLEYNSNDRTVLLHVLDVIDEAAWVNTIKNRYEKLLMEIFA; the protein is encoded by the coding sequence ATGTTTCCCTATCCCGTTCTCACCCTCTTTCTCGTCGTCATGTGGCTGCTGCTCAACGGCTTCACGCTCGGCCACTTCATTCTCGGCCTGATCGTCGCCACCTTCGCCTCCTGGGGCATGGCGTCGCTTCGCCCCGACCGGCCGAAGCTGAAGAAGTGGCACCTCCTGTTCAAGCTGCTCTTCATCGTCCTATACGATATCATCCGTTCCAATATCGGTGTCGCAAGCGTCATCCTGAGAGGCCGCTCGGAGGGACACACCTCCTGCTTCATCACCGTTCCGCTGGAGCTGGAAGACCGCACGGCGCTGGCGTTCCTGGCCGTCATCCTCACCAGCACGCCGGGCTCCGCATGGCTCGAATACAATTCCAATGACCGCACGGTGCTCCTGCACGTTCTCGACGTCATCGACGAGGCGGCCTGGGTGAATACGATCAAGAACCGCTACGAAAAGCTGCTGATGGAGATTTTCGCATGA
- a CDS encoding monovalent cation/H+ antiporter subunit D has translation MTGWAHHLIIAPILIPLIAAAILLFVNERQRVTKAMISLVATIILVAVAIALFEIENRSNGFEGVYLLGNWASPFGIVLVLDALSALMLLLTAVVAIASLVYSLARWHGVGAHFHTMFQLLLMGINGAFLTGDLFNLFVFFEVMLAASYGLLLHGSGPLRVKAGLHYIAVNLAAALLFLIGVSLIYGTAGTLNMADLAARIPQIEPDRRMLMEAGAAVLGIAFLIKAGMWPLCFWLPTAYSAASAPVAGVFAILSKLGIYVILRLTMLLFGEGPSAGFGASFLVFGGIATLVFGIIGVLASQALGRVAGFSVLVSSGTLLMVLGINDGAVSSGALLYLVSSTLTIAAFFMLIELVERGQDAGAIVLAVTMEAFGEGEEGEPEPEEGVTMPGTMAILGTCFAACAILLSGLPPLSGFVAKFAMLSAMMGTGAIGIPPTAAVWTLSILVILSGLAALISMTRAGIRTFWTSIEGTVPRVLVIEIVPVMFLLALTLALTVRAGPAMQYMDTTIRTLSNPGIYIDAVTNAAVVPGVGKRSATEEGK, from the coding sequence ATGACCGGCTGGGCCCATCACCTCATCATCGCGCCGATCCTCATTCCGCTGATCGCCGCGGCCATCCTGCTCTTCGTCAACGAGCGCCAGCGCGTGACGAAGGCGATGATCAGCCTCGTCGCGACGATCATTCTCGTCGCCGTCGCCATCGCCCTGTTCGAGATCGAAAACCGGTCGAACGGTTTCGAGGGCGTCTATCTGCTCGGCAACTGGGCCTCGCCCTTCGGCATCGTGCTGGTGCTGGATGCGCTCTCCGCCCTGATGCTGCTGCTGACGGCGGTGGTCGCCATCGCCTCGCTGGTCTATTCGCTGGCCCGCTGGCATGGCGTGGGCGCGCATTTCCACACCATGTTCCAGCTGCTGCTGATGGGCATCAACGGCGCCTTCCTGACCGGCGACCTGTTCAACCTCTTCGTCTTCTTCGAGGTGATGCTGGCGGCCTCCTACGGCCTGCTGCTGCATGGATCGGGACCGCTGAGGGTGAAGGCCGGCCTGCACTACATCGCGGTCAACCTTGCGGCCGCGCTGCTCTTCCTGATCGGCGTCAGCCTGATCTACGGCACCGCCGGCACGCTCAACATGGCCGATCTCGCCGCCCGCATTCCGCAGATCGAGCCGGACCGCCGCATGCTGATGGAAGCGGGCGCGGCCGTGCTCGGCATCGCCTTCCTCATCAAGGCCGGCATGTGGCCGCTCTGCTTCTGGCTGCCGACCGCCTATAGCGCCGCATCGGCGCCCGTCGCCGGCGTCTTCGCCATCCTCAGCAAGCTCGGCATCTATGTCATCCTCAGGCTCACCATGCTCTTGTTCGGCGAGGGGCCGTCGGCCGGCTTCGGCGCGAGCTTCCTTGTCTTCGGCGGCATAGCGACGCTGGTCTTCGGCATCATCGGCGTGCTCGCCTCCCAGGCGCTCGGCCGCGTCGCCGGCTTCTCGGTGCTCGTCTCTTCCGGCACGCTGCTGATGGTTCTCGGCATCAATGACGGCGCGGTGTCCTCGGGCGCGCTTCTCTATCTCGTCTCCTCCACACTGACGATCGCCGCCTTCTTCATGCTGATCGAACTTGTCGAGCGCGGACAGGATGCGGGCGCCATCGTTCTCGCCGTCACCATGGAAGCCTTCGGCGAAGGCGAGGAGGGTGAACCGGAACCGGAGGAAGGGGTGACCATGCCGGGCACCATGGCGATCCTCGGCACCTGTTTTGCGGCCTGCGCCATCCTGCTTTCGGGCCTGCCACCACTGTCGGGTTTCGTCGCCAAGTTCGCCATGCTCTCGGCCATGATGGGAACGGGCGCCATCGGCATACCGCCGACCGCCGCCGTCTGGACGCTTTCGATCCTCGTCATCCTCTCGGGCCTCGCGGCGCTGATTTCCATGACCCGCGCCGGCATCCGCACCTTCTGGACGTCGATCGAGGGCACCGTGCCGCGCGTGCTGGTGATCGAGATCGTGCCGGTGATGTTCCTGCTGGCGCTGACCCTTGCGCTGACGGTGCGCGCCGGTCCTGCCATGCAATACATGGACACGACGATCCGCACGCTGAGCAATCCCGGCATCTATATCGACGCCGTGACCAATGCCGCCGTGGTGCCGGGGGTCGGCAAGCGGTCGGCAACGGAGGAGGGCAAGTAA
- a CDS encoding Na+/H+ antiporter subunit C has protein sequence MEIILSIAIGVMTSCGVWLILRPRTYQVIIGLSLLSYAVNLFIFGVGGVKSNLPPILDDSASTTMIADPVPQALVLTAIVIGFATTALFLVVLLASRGLTGTDHVDGRGGSR, from the coding sequence ATGGAAATCATCCTTTCGATCGCAATCGGCGTCATGACCAGCTGCGGCGTCTGGCTGATCCTGCGCCCGCGCACCTATCAGGTCATCATCGGCCTCTCGCTGCTCTCCTATGCGGTGAACCTGTTCATCTTCGGGGTGGGCGGGGTGAAGTCCAACCTGCCGCCCATTCTCGATGACAGCGCCTCGACCACGATGATCGCCGATCCCGTGCCGCAGGCGCTGGTGCTCACCGCAATCGTCATCGGTTTCGCCACCACCGCGCTCTTCCTCGTCGTGCTGCTCGCCTCGCGCGGGCTCACCGGCACCGACCATGTCGACGGCAGGGGCGGCTCCAGATGA